A part of Candidatus Saccharibacteria bacterium genomic DNA contains:
- a CDS encoding oligosaccharide repeat unit polymerase has protein sequence MWELRKQLPHGRISVRRVSLFASLLVLAFFTQLTLFSNTALAADVTRTGDSVAYGGNTYGLAINADIPAGLPAGTSGYVYRDSGTGTASFILTSGDAAKATTGQYVVYPLNPDGSLAGAPRAPPVSVSIADTAPNSLASTTKGASSCDGSLTGGAGWIICPVTNFLANRMDDLYKILTSFLEVRPVQSNPNSSLYRMWAIVRDIANICFVIVFLVIVYSQVTSMGISNYNLKRMLPRLIIGAILVNTSFWIVALGVDLSNILGYSVYDLMMGVQRSLAGAGQYNTTVPTWQVITAYVLSGGGAAVGLTAAVIGAGGFGAALTLLIPTILMVFLGALAAVAILAARQALITVCIIIAPLAFVAYVLPSTEKWFGKWKDLLTTMLVMFPMFSLIFAGAQLAGLAIIQNATSIVQVIIGMAVQVAPVVVTPMLIKLSGSLLGKIAGIINNPNRGLIDRTRNWSKDRAALHAARVRAGQERTRVFNRNPVNRAVRSRDMARRRREGLKSAYEAQAANDFTERDNRRYRNSEQSIEAMTRRTAVRKQQIENNFGRTAVAQRLEFDKRMTEADKVDVENTFSRTHLGHSAEMRTRHVHDQKKVIEAEHENDYLVSANGRTNQLEIRHLQDRKKIIDSDQGYDYAISQRGRDNELHIRGQENRESGRKARADRHFSELTSGNSTDGYYGDFATNGHLQVQGQALSANLKEVSVQVSLDNMAKRNAEFALQSDIAKTIESSATHLNLGGMTARAYASGVAGTQGEASALASARSTAREQFGKFSAEYEELRNQYMPPIGDVKEFLRGNQNLQFKDESGNVVLEVDGSNMYAVNAMVKHITSVGIVDEVDEMIKLSGKGQPLHDYRETIADVLAQKGYGGRSIYEGGQVIERVRQGEISSETDLLEHIQEQTAKGKVSPADLATMDAVAIGRFISSIKHNRRAGSTNDAGIAVNDLGPTYLEEVAKLVESAHDALTDDRLKGTVKGNAKIQLYKLEHAYRTLPKNTLGDIDLSGLSLHQIQSLLP, from the coding sequence ATGTGGGAACTGCGCAAACAGCTTCCGCACGGTAGAATATCCGTGCGGCGTGTTTCTCTGTTCGCCAGCCTATTGGTGCTGGCATTTTTCACGCAACTCACGCTATTTTCAAACACGGCGCTAGCGGCTGATGTCACACGGACTGGTGACTCAGTTGCGTATGGTGGTAACACTTATGGGCTCGCAATAAATGCCGACATTCCTGCCGGACTACCCGCTGGCACTTCTGGGTACGTTTACCGTGACAGCGGGACTGGAACTGCCTCGTTTATCTTGACTAGTGGTGATGCTGCAAAAGCGACCACTGGTCAATATGTCGTTTATCCGCTCAATCCCGATGGCTCATTGGCCGGCGCACCAAGGGCACCTCCTGTAAGTGTTTCAATTGCCGATACTGCACCAAATTCGCTCGCAAGCACCACCAAAGGGGCATCGAGCTGTGACGGCTCTCTTACTGGCGGAGCTGGTTGGATTATTTGTCCAGTCACTAACTTCTTGGCGAATCGTATGGATGACCTCTATAAGATCCTGACTAGCTTCCTTGAGGTTCGCCCCGTCCAGTCCAACCCGAACAGCTCACTTTACCGCATGTGGGCAATCGTTCGTGATATTGCCAATATCTGCTTTGTGATTGTGTTCCTCGTCATCGTCTACTCGCAAGTCACCAGCATGGGAATTAGCAACTACAATCTCAAGCGTATGCTGCCGCGACTTATTATTGGTGCAATTCTTGTGAATACCTCATTTTGGATTGTTGCACTAGGCGTTGATCTCTCAAACATTCTTGGCTACTCTGTTTACGATCTCATGATGGGGGTCCAGCGTAGTCTGGCGGGTGCAGGGCAATACAATACCACAGTACCAACCTGGCAGGTTATTACTGCGTATGTTCTCTCGGGTGGCGGGGCGGCTGTCGGCCTTACTGCTGCGGTGATTGGTGCTGGCGGTTTTGGTGCCGCGCTAACACTACTCATTCCCACCATTTTGATGGTATTCCTCGGTGCGCTCGCGGCCGTAGCTATATTGGCGGCACGACAGGCACTCATTACCGTCTGTATCATCATCGCCCCGCTAGCATTTGTGGCCTATGTACTCCCAAGCACCGAAAAGTGGTTCGGGAAATGGAAAGATCTTCTGACCACCATGCTAGTCATGTTCCCTATGTTTTCACTTATATTTGCCGGTGCTCAGCTAGCCGGCCTTGCCATTATTCAAAACGCCACCTCAATCGTGCAAGTAATTATCGGCATGGCGGTACAGGTCGCCCCTGTCGTGGTGACACCGATGCTTATCAAGCTTAGTGGCTCACTACTTGGCAAAATTGCTGGTATTATCAACAACCCCAATCGCGGACTGATTGATCGCACGCGCAACTGGTCAAAAGACCGTGCTGCACTGCACGCTGCTCGCGTACGCGCAGGGCAAGAGCGTACTAGGGTATTCAACCGTAACCCCGTCAACCGCGCCGTCCGTAGCCGTGATATGGCTCGCCGTCGCCGCGAAGGATTAAAGAGTGCTTATGAAGCCCAAGCGGCCAATGACTTTACCGAGCGCGATAATCGTCGCTACCGCAACAGCGAGCAAAGTATCGAAGCCATGACTCGCCGCACCGCTGTACGTAAACAGCAGATCGAAAACAACTTTGGCCGCACTGCCGTGGCTCAGCGGCTTGAGTTTGATAAACGCATGACAGAAGCCGACAAGGTAGATGTCGAAAATACATTTAGCCGAACCCACCTAGGCCATAGCGCCGAGATGCGCACACGCCACGTACACGACCAAAAGAAAGTTATCGAGGCTGAGCACGAGAACGATTACCTTGTTAGCGCCAACGGCCGCACAAATCAGCTCGAAATTCGTCACCTTCAAGATCGTAAAAAGATTATCGACTCCGATCAGGGTTATGACTATGCAATCAGTCAGCGTGGTCGAGACAATGAACTTCATATAAGGGGTCAGGAAAATCGTGAATCTGGGCGCAAAGCCCGTGCAGACAGGCACTTTTCTGAACTGACTTCTGGTAATTCAACCGATGGCTACTATGGTGATTTTGCTACGAATGGCCACCTACAGGTCCAGGGGCAAGCGCTTTCCGCTAATCTTAAAGAGGTAAGCGTACAAGTGTCTCTCGACAATATGGCCAAACGCAACGCCGAGTTTGCGCTGCAAAGCGACATCGCAAAAACAATCGAGAGTAGTGCGACGCACCTCAATCTCGGCGGCATGACTGCTCGGGCATACGCATCGGGCGTCGCCGGCACACAGGGCGAAGCCTCAGCACTTGCAAGCGCCAGGTCGACTGCCCGTGAGCAATTTGGTAAATTCAGCGCCGAGTACGAAGAGCTGCGCAATCAGTACATGCCACCAATCGGTGATGTTAAAGAATTTTTGCGCGGCAACCAGAATCTCCAATTCAAAGACGAGAGCGGCAACGTGGTGCTCGAAGTTGACGGCAGCAACATGTATGCGGTCAATGCCATGGTCAAGCATATTACTAGTGTTGGTATTGTCGACGAAGTTGATGAGATGATTAAACTATCCGGTAAGGGTCAGCCCCTTCATGACTACCGCGAAACAATCGCCGATGTACTGGCCCAGAAGGGCTATGGCGGCCGCAGTATCTACGAAGGTGGGCAGGTTATTGAGCGAGTTCGACAGGGCGAAATATCATCAGAAACCGACCTGCTTGAGCATATTCAAGAACAGACCGCAAAGGGTAAGGTTTCGCCTGCCGACCTCGCTACGATGGACGCCGTCGCAATTGGACGCTTTATCAGCTCTATCAAGCACAACCGTCGAGCCGGCAGCACCAATGACGCCGGTATAGCCGTAAACGACCTTGGTCCCACCTATCTCGAAGAGGTGGCGAAGTTAGTCGAGAGCGCCCACGATGCCCTGACCGATGATCGTCTAAAGGGTACGGTAAAGGGCAACGCCAAGATACAGCTCTACAAACTTGAGCACGCCTACCGTACGCTACCAAAGAACACTCTGGGCGATATTGATCTAAGTGGTCTCAGCCTCCACCAAATCCAGAGCCTGTTGCCATAG
- a CDS encoding Hsp20/alpha crystallin family protein, which yields MARKQNDDLLIEDELAAAFLNDDSMADDQTSAPQPQVADDANWGEAEDDFPGQLAVDVYETDDQLVVKARTAGVNKEDLDVSISDGILTISGTLSSGDDSVATNWHIQECYWGEFSRTLALPVPVKEDEVAAVLKDGVLTINFSKIRQEQAKKIPIQ from the coding sequence ATGGCCCGTAAACAGAATGACGATCTGTTGATCGAAGACGAACTCGCTGCTGCGTTTCTAAACGATGACAGTATGGCAGACGATCAAACATCTGCACCACAACCACAAGTAGCTGACGATGCGAACTGGGGCGAAGCTGAAGACGACTTCCCAGGTCAGTTAGCGGTAGACGTATACGAAACCGATGACCAATTGGTTGTCAAGGCTCGTACTGCCGGCGTGAACAAAGAAGACCTCGATGTCAGCATCAGCGACGGTATTCTAACCATCAGCGGCACGCTCAGCAGCGGTGACGACTCGGTCGCTACCAACTGGCACATCCAGGAATGCTACTGGGGCGAATTTAGCCGCACACTTGCGCTACCCGTACCAGTAAAGGAAGACGAAGTAGCGGCTGTCCTAAAGGACGGCGTACTCACCATCAACTTTAGCAAAATTAGGCAAGAACAAGCCAAGAAGATCCCTATTCAGTAG
- a CDS encoding ComF family protein encodes MLANVKNTMLRRLSDMLAPHYCRSCGSIGAILCEYCKYDIESDGFSACVLCGGVEGWRYGVCSSHRVAYSRAWCLGEKRAALEAVIHAYKFNRSKEAYRVMAELLDQTLPVLPADCIVTPVATVSAHIRQRGYDHTALLAQEFAKRRGLTYRAVLSRRTSARQQGASRKLRIEQAKQAFNSQACVPKTYLLVDDVLTTGATAQYAARKLREAGATDVWLVVLARQPLEK; translated from the coding sequence ATGCTTGCGAACGTAAAAAATACAATGCTTCGACGGCTTTCGGACATGCTTGCTCCCCACTACTGTCGCTCTTGCGGCAGCATTGGAGCTATTTTGTGTGAATATTGTAAATATGACATCGAAAGTGATGGATTTAGTGCCTGCGTACTGTGTGGGGGTGTGGAAGGGTGGAGATATGGTGTCTGTTCGTCCCATCGTGTCGCCTATTCAAGGGCATGGTGCCTCGGCGAAAAGCGGGCGGCGCTGGAAGCAGTTATCCATGCCTACAAGTTCAACAGGAGTAAGGAAGCATATCGAGTTATGGCCGAGTTACTCGACCAGACCCTGCCAGTTCTGCCTGCCGATTGTATTGTGACACCGGTTGCGACGGTGAGCGCTCATATCCGTCAACGTGGCTATGACCATACAGCGCTGCTTGCACAGGAGTTCGCAAAGCGTCGTGGATTAACCTACCGAGCCGTATTATCTCGCCGAACATCAGCGCGGCAGCAAGGCGCTTCACGTAAACTGCGCATTGAACAGGCAAAACAAGCATTTAATTCCCAGGCGTGTGTACCAAAGACATATCTACTAGTGGACGACGTGCTTACAACTGGCGCAACGGCACAGTACGCGGCACGGAAACTGCGCGAAGCGGGCGCGACAGACGTTTGGCTAGTTGTTCTCGCCCGCCAACCTCTGGAAAAATGA
- a CDS encoding DUF87 domain-containing protein has protein sequence MAKKLDPVDIAAAQRAREQAEVEQAFLKGMTTLRDLIAPSSLEIHSSHFRLGTKYGRTLYIYGYPRELYTGWLSGLINIDQVLDISMFVYPVETEVVLNNLRKKVTQLEADMSISGEKGKTRDPAREAALADAEELRDQLQVGAERFFRYGLYVTIYGESLEELGFVQHSLETLFGQQLVYSKVASSQQEQGLNSTVPQMTDQLQIRRNMNTGAISTSFPFTSADLTQEKGVLYGINMHNNGLVIFDRYSLENANMVVFAKSGAGKSFAVKLEALRSMMTGADILIIDPENEYQKLSDAVGGSYIRLSLSSDTRINPFDLPRVIDSEEAEDALRANLVTLHGLLRLMLGGTMAGGQAIGALSPAEEADLDQGLIDTYARAGITSDPLTHNSKPPTIGDLYDTLLHMGGTGPALAQRLRKYTSGTFAGIFSQQSNIDINNNMVVFNIRDLEDELRPVAMYIVLSHIWNITRTQQKKRMLIVDEAWQLMKYDDSANFLFSLAKRARKYYLGLTTITQDVEDFMGSKMGRAIVANSSMQLLLKQSSSAVDVLGDVFKLTEEERKRLSNFPVGQGLFFAGQNHVHVQIIASETETGLITTNPQSALQQQIQPSNQPPQG, from the coding sequence ATGGCAAAGAAGCTCGATCCAGTCGATATCGCCGCCGCCCAGCGCGCTCGTGAACAGGCCGAGGTAGAGCAGGCTTTCCTAAAAGGAATGACCACGCTACGCGACCTGATTGCACCTAGCAGCCTCGAAATTCACAGTAGTCACTTCCGGCTCGGTACTAAGTATGGTCGCACCCTGTATATCTATGGCTACCCCCGTGAACTGTACACCGGCTGGCTGAGTGGGCTCATCAATATTGATCAAGTGCTCGATATCAGTATGTTCGTTTACCCAGTCGAGACCGAAGTTGTGCTCAATAATCTCCGTAAAAAGGTGACGCAGCTCGAAGCTGATATGTCAATTAGTGGTGAAAAAGGGAAAACACGCGATCCGGCCCGTGAAGCGGCCCTCGCTGACGCCGAAGAACTCCGCGACCAACTACAGGTAGGAGCCGAGCGATTCTTCCGCTACGGACTCTATGTCACCATATATGGCGAAAGCCTCGAGGAGCTCGGGTTTGTGCAGCACAGCCTCGAAACATTGTTCGGTCAGCAGCTTGTCTACAGTAAGGTTGCGAGTAGTCAGCAAGAACAGGGTCTTAACAGTACTGTGCCACAAATGACCGATCAGCTGCAAATTCGTCGCAACATGAACACTGGCGCTATTAGTACAAGTTTTCCGTTTACGAGCGCTGACCTAACACAAGAAAAGGGTGTGTTGTACGGCATCAATATGCACAACAATGGTCTCGTCATCTTCGATCGCTATAGCTTGGAAAATGCCAATATGGTGGTATTTGCCAAGTCGGGTGCTGGTAAATCATTTGCTGTTAAGCTCGAAGCGCTTCGCAGTATGATGACAGGTGCCGATATTTTGATCATCGACCCAGAAAACGAGTACCAAAAACTAAGTGACGCGGTTGGCGGAAGCTATATTCGTCTTAGCCTAAGTAGTGATACTCGTATCAACCCGTTTGATTTGCCGCGAGTTATTGACAGCGAAGAGGCTGAAGATGCGCTCCGTGCTAATCTTGTCACACTACACGGACTACTAAGACTGATGCTCGGTGGCACCATGGCGGGCGGGCAAGCCATCGGGGCTTTATCACCAGCCGAAGAAGCCGATCTCGATCAAGGACTGATTGACACCTATGCCAGAGCTGGTATCACCAGTGATCCACTAACGCATAATTCTAAACCGCCGACCATTGGCGACCTGTATGACACCCTGCTTCATATGGGTGGCACCGGCCCGGCACTTGCACAACGACTGCGCAAATACACTAGCGGCACCTTTGCAGGCATTTTCAGCCAACAAAGTAATATTGATATCAACAACAACATGGTCGTGTTCAATATTCGTGATCTTGAGGACGAGCTTCGCCCGGTAGCGATGTATATCGTACTGTCACATATTTGGAACATTACTCGCACACAACAGAAGAAACGAATGCTTATTGTTGATGAAGCGTGGCAGTTGATGAAATATGACGATAGTGCAAACTTTTTGTTTAGTCTTGCGAAAAGAGCTCGTAAGTACTACTTAGGCCTCACCACCATCACTCAAGATGTAGAAGATTTTATGGGGAGTAAAATGGGGCGGGCAATTGTTGCTAACTCCAGTATGCAGCTACTGCTCAAACAGTCGAGTAGTGCTGTCGATGTACTTGGTGACGTGTTTAAACTCACCGAAGAAGAACGTAAACGACTATCAAACTTTCCTGTAGGGCAGGGGCTGTTCTTTGCGGGGCAAAACCATGTACATGTGCAGATTATTGCCAGCGAAACCGAAACTGGACTCATTACCACCAACCCGCAGTCCGCACTCCAACAACAAATCCAGCCAAGTAACCAACCACCACAGGGGTAA
- the recF gene encoding DNA replication and repair protein RecF (All proteins in this family for which functions are known are DNA-binding proteins that assist the filamentation of RecA onto DNA for the initiation of recombination or recombinational repair.), producing MKLKTLRVQNFRNHDSFICDFSPTTTLIYGKNGSGKTALLEAIYETYRGVSFRGSDENILNTRHQWYRVDTADDMVRRTILFDNRSDKSIKQFIVDGKKSLRLPVKYKFPIILFTPDDLRLIGGSPARRRKYLDTVIGQYDTTYTANLRRYERALLQRNKLLKRPDVSQDMLFSWDIILSQTGAQIIAARHNFVGIINQQLTSYYRQIAGGSDILGASYTHVVLAAPTLLAQYEANFARDHLLGTTSVGPHRHDFMIELNTSHASDTASRGEVRTIVLALKYIEASIVHRHTDIYPLVLLDDVFGELDTARQKNLLRFFVHNQVIISSTNKHRATKTITLYSTTNST from the coding sequence ATGAAGTTGAAAACATTGCGGGTACAGAATTTTCGTAACCACGATAGCTTTATCTGTGATTTTTCTCCTACGACAACGCTGATATATGGAAAAAACGGCAGTGGAAAAACTGCACTACTAGAAGCAATTTATGAGACATATCGTGGCGTTTCGTTTCGCGGTAGTGACGAAAATATATTAAATACTCGTCATCAATGGTACCGGGTTGACACTGCTGACGATATGGTTAGGCGCACTATACTCTTTGATAATAGGAGTGATAAGTCGATAAAACAATTTATTGTCGATGGTAAGAAGTCGCTGCGTCTACCGGTAAAATATAAATTCCCGATTATACTTTTTACCCCTGATGACTTGCGCCTCATTGGCGGCTCTCCGGCCCGCCGCCGCAAATATCTCGATACAGTCATTGGCCAATATGACACCACCTATACAGCAAATCTTCGCCGCTATGAACGTGCGTTGTTACAGCGAAATAAATTACTCAAGCGACCCGATGTTAGCCAAGACATGTTATTTTCTTGGGATATCATTCTCAGTCAAACTGGTGCGCAGATCATAGCGGCACGTCACAATTTTGTTGGGATCATTAACCAGCAGCTAACGAGCTATTACCGACAAATTGCTGGTGGCAGCGACATACTTGGTGCAAGCTATACTCATGTTGTATTGGCTGCCCCTACGCTACTTGCGCAATACGAAGCAAATTTTGCTCGCGATCACTTATTAGGTACAACATCGGTTGGGCCTCATCGCCATGATTTTATGATTGAACTCAATACAAGCCATGCCTCGGACACTGCCTCGCGTGGCGAGGTTCGTACTATTGTCTTGGCTTTAAAATATATTGAAGCGAGTATTGTTCATCGTCACACTGACATATATCCACTTGTACTACTCGATGATGTATTTGGTGAACTTGATACTGCAAGACAAAAAAATCTTCTTAGGTTCTTTGTTCATAACCAAGTTATTATTTCCTCAACTAATAAGCATCGTGCGACTAAAACAATTACACTCTATTCCACTACTAATTCAACCTGA
- a CDS encoding glucosaminidase domain-containing protein → MKGTKEDKEACYKFYSDNNILYYDPYAQRCSMGGTNESITAGKITGTQETFVKAYVDAAYAVGPAQGIPWEIILAQGGHESGWGGSKLTTQANNFFGIKASSGWTGQTITMPTKEFVNGTWITVNASFRAYPDAQAGFAGYADFIHSNSRYAPALAYPNNPDEYIRAVAKAGYATDPAYVTSVIRAKEAVIKILGSDYGTKYQKSSDVTPTVTPAVGSTASQPSATDGLSACQCPTSVTNNSTNIGVGEGSLVGNNDAEKAFNFFLSKGISKGGSAGIVGNLMRETGGDTYTLNTRASNGSHWGIVQWDSGRWSNLKNFASSTNADIYSLSVQLAFAWKEMSESSTYRSVIPLLKSALNTPEGAAQAAVDYSRIVEVSGEYSLTGPRATNAQRALVDFQDNEAPGANSTSGSCGSALDSGYKNPYRDVAGLWSMRIDQGIDMGGEGPIYAVGPGVVEVVRKNKAESGWPGTPGSFMTYKLTAGPAAGKSIFFAENCVITVNVGDIVDANTKICDLHGMFTAWSESGWAVNGRTAAKVVGGGYSEGQRTAMGQNFSDFMKSIGGPEGTIGGRPLTGTVPSDYPSWK, encoded by the coding sequence TTGAAGGGTACAAAGGAAGATAAAGAAGCTTGTTATAAATTCTATAGCGACAATAATATCCTTTATTACGATCCCTATGCGCAGCGGTGTAGTATGGGTGGTACAAATGAGTCGATAACAGCGGGTAAAATTACCGGCACACAGGAGACTTTTGTCAAAGCATATGTCGACGCAGCTTACGCGGTTGGGCCAGCGCAGGGGATACCCTGGGAGATTATTCTTGCACAGGGCGGTCATGAGTCTGGATGGGGGGGATCGAAGCTCACCACCCAGGCAAATAACTTCTTTGGCATAAAGGCGAGTAGTGGGTGGACAGGCCAAACTATTACAATGCCGACGAAAGAGTTCGTCAACGGCACATGGATAACTGTCAATGCAAGTTTTCGTGCTTACCCAGATGCACAGGCAGGATTTGCTGGATATGCTGACTTTATTCACAGTAATTCACGGTATGCTCCGGCACTGGCTTATCCTAATAATCCAGATGAGTATATACGAGCAGTTGCTAAAGCGGGCTATGCAACAGACCCAGCCTATGTCACAAGTGTTATTCGAGCAAAAGAAGCCGTTATTAAAATTCTAGGCTCCGACTACGGCACTAAATACCAAAAATCGTCAGATGTTACACCAACTGTAACACCAGCCGTAGGCAGTACCGCTTCGCAGCCTAGTGCAACCGATGGATTATCTGCTTGCCAATGCCCCACATCTGTGACAAACAATAGTACAAATATTGGAGTGGGCGAGGGGTCACTTGTTGGCAATAATGATGCGGAGAAGGCGTTTAATTTTTTCTTGAGTAAGGGGATTAGTAAGGGTGGGTCAGCGGGAATTGTTGGTAACTTGATGCGTGAGACAGGCGGAGATACCTACACGCTCAATACAAGAGCGAGTAATGGGAGTCACTGGGGAATTGTGCAATGGGATAGCGGAAGATGGAGTAACCTCAAGAACTTTGCCTCTTCAACCAATGCCGATATCTACTCACTCAGCGTCCAACTTGCATTCGCGTGGAAAGAAATGTCAGAAAGTAGTACCTACCGCAGCGTAATACCCCTACTAAAATCGGCACTCAATACACCAGAGGGAGCCGCCCAGGCGGCTGTCGATTACAGTCGCATTGTTGAAGTTAGCGGCGAGTACAGCCTCACCGGTCCGCGTGCGACGAATGCTCAGCGTGCACTCGTCGACTTTCAAGACAACGAAGCGCCTGGTGCTAATTCAACATCCGGTAGCTGTGGCAGTGCGCTTGATTCTGGGTACAAGAACCCCTATCGAGATGTAGCTGGCCTTTGGTCTATGCGCATAGACCAAGGGATCGACATGGGAGGGGAGGGGCCGATTTATGCAGTAGGGCCAGGTGTCGTAGAAGTAGTAAGAAAAAACAAGGCCGAAAGCGGTTGGCCTGGCACTCCTGGTTCATTCATGACATACAAACTAACAGCCGGTCCTGCCGCTGGTAAATCAATATTCTTTGCAGAGAACTGCGTCATTACGGTTAATGTAGGAGATATAGTTGATGCAAATACAAAGATTTGTGATCTACACGGTATGTTTACCGCATGGTCAGAGAGTGGCTGGGCGGTCAATGGGCGTACGGCTGCAAAAGTCGTTGGCGGTGGCTACTCGGAAGGACAAAGAACTGCAATGGGACAGAATTTCTCAGACTTTATGAAAAGCATAGGGGGACCCGAAGGCACGATCGGCGGGCGACCACTCACCGGTACGGTACCATCTGATTATCCATCATGGAAATAA
- a CDS encoding PrgI family protein, translating into MAVYKVAQDVEADDKLIGPFSFRQFVYLIIVALAIALAWGLSRLFIGLIVIPMPIILFFGALALPLRKDQPMEIYMAAIVSFYLKPRRRLWIPDGVESLVEITAPKVIEVQRVKDISQTEAERRLGYLADIADTQGWAVRHVAQPAGSSMVTDAFYAAQQTEDILDESGGLASSIDTMMAHADERHRQEVVERMKNPAPTAPQPAPVVDPMATTPIPATSAMNDPLAAQYATSFSSPVAQQPTADDIAALQYNPYPTEIHQMVINPLEPAEALVASAPTVPIQQPNNNTTSTSETTVSPDIINLATNPDLSIETISREAARIQKKADEDAGEEVFISLH; encoded by the coding sequence ATGGCAGTCTATAAAGTAGCCCAAGACGTAGAAGCCGACGACAAGCTCATTGGCCCGTTTAGCTTTCGGCAATTTGTATACCTGATTATTGTTGCGCTGGCGATTGCTCTTGCGTGGGGGCTCAGTCGGCTGTTCATCGGGCTTATTGTTATACCCATGCCGATTATTCTGTTTTTCGGCGCACTGGCGTTACCGCTACGCAAAGATCAGCCAATGGAGATCTATATGGCGGCCATCGTATCGTTTTATCTGAAGCCACGCAGGCGCCTGTGGATACCAGATGGAGTTGAGTCCCTAGTTGAAATTACTGCACCAAAAGTCATCGAAGTGCAGCGTGTAAAGGACATTTCACAAACAGAGGCCGAGCGCCGGCTCGGCTATCTGGCCGATATTGCCGATACCCAGGGATGGGCCGTGCGGCATGTGGCACAACCGGCGGGCAGTTCTATGGTAACTGACGCTTTCTACGCCGCCCAGCAGACCGAGGACATTCTCGACGAAAGCGGCGGACTAGCTTCGAGTATCGACACTATGATGGCACACGCCGACGAGCGTCATCGCCAAGAAGTTGTCGAACGCATGAAAAACCCAGCCCCCACTGCTCCGCAACCAGCCCCAGTTGTTGACCCTATGGCTACTACTCCCATACCCGCAACCAGTGCGATGAATGATCCGCTAGCAGCTCAGTATGCTACTAGTTTTAGTTCTCCTGTCGCTCAACAGCCCACCGCCGATGACATAGCAGCCCTTCAATACAATCCGTATCCGACAGAAATTCACCAGATGGTTATCAATCCACTCGAACCAGCTGAGGCACTCGTAGCGTCAGCGCCAACCGTGCCCATACAACAGCCAAACAATAACACGACAAGCACTAGCGAAACTACTGTCTCACCTGATATAATTAATCTTGCAACTAATCCCGATTTATCTATCGAGACAATTTCGCGTGAAGCGGCGAGGATCCAGAAAAAAGCCGACGAAGACGCAGGTGAAGAGGTCTTTATCTCACTCCACTAG